Part of the Sorghum bicolor cultivar BTx623 chromosome 1, Sorghum_bicolor_NCBIv3, whole genome shotgun sequence genome, AAGCGGCCGCAGGAGGCCTCGTTGTAGTAGACGTTGACGCGCTCGAGCTGGAGGTCGGAGTCGCCGCCATAGCGGCCGGTGGCGTCGATGCCGTGCTCGGCGCACACCACCTCCCAGAACTTGGCCCCGATCTGGTTGCCGCACTGGCCGCCCTGGATGTGGAGGATCTCCCTCATGGCGGCCGGTTGGGGGATTTGGAGATTTGGggccggtggcggcggcggtggggaaGAGATCTGGGTCTGggagtgaagaagaagaaggggagTGTTAGGGTTTGGGGGGGCCTTTGCCTTTGCTTTATACTGCTGCTAGTAACGGCAAGGGCGCAACGGGAAGAGAACGCCGTCcactgcattgcattgcatcccATCGGAGCCGCCCGCACCGCAGCAGGAGAAGGGAttcgaattttgaaaatttgtgGATTTGTTGGAGAaggggcagggcagggcagggcgcGGCCAACAGCCACAGCCAGGCTGGGCCCTCCAGTCACCAGTCCTGGGGCAGTGTGCGTGCCTGCTCCACCCTGGTCCCCTCCAACGGTCGGGTGATTTTGGGCTCGCAGCGTCCAGTCTGTTGATGAGTACTGGCCCGGCCCAGAGCACGGGTTTGGTTTTGGTTGTTGGGTCCGTCTCCCTCTCGCCCCCCCTTTCCCTTCGCCTCGCCTCCCCTCCCCCGGAAGGAAAGGAACCACCAGTCCCGAAAACCCTAAAACCGCCGGAGACCCCCCCTTCGCTCGAATCCCCGACCGCAATCCGCACGAAATGCCGCCGGTGACGCCGGGGCAAGCGACCCTCATCCTGGACCACGTCCTGGGCGACCCCTCGCTCCCCGCCGCTGTCGCCAAAGCGCTCCTCGCCGCTCTCCCCCATCCCTCCGACCCGACCCCGCGCCTCTGCCGCGCGGTCGTCCTCCGCGCCCTCGCCGCAGACCCCGTCTCCGAAACCTCTCTCCAAAACCTCCACTTCCTGGCCTCGCTAACCGCCtccccctccgccgccgcctcccgcaTCGCCACCGCCCACATAGCCGTCGCGGCATTCCTCGCGGCCTCCGCACCCGACTTCGATGCCGCTGCCATGAAGCTCTTCGAGCGCCCCAGCGGCCGCGTGCGCCGCGCGGTCGACGAGGGAGGTCCGCTCGCCTCCGATGTTGCCATGGCCACAGTGGACCAGTTCGAGGCCGCCGTCGGCAACTCCTCCTCTCAGACCATCCTCAGGGGCCTGTGGGGCAACCGGGCCGCCGCGGAGGACCGGGTCAGggacctcgtcgccgccgaatGGGCCGCGATTGGGCCGTCGAAGCTCGTGACGGCGGCTGAGCGGATCGTCGGGGATGGGGCCCTCGAGACATGGCGTGCCGCGGATGAGGTCACCCGTGCCAAGTTACGCATCTTGGGTAAGGACGATTGTGGTTTCATGAGTACAATTTGTTGGTAGCCTCCGAATTGGATGCGTTTCCATGCTATAATAATTTCACTCATGCCATTTGTCTCCATCCCGGACCCAGATGAAGCAGAGAAAATAACTTTGTGTAGAATAAACGCAGATGCAACTCTACAAGCAATGTAAAACTGTCATACATTGTATTTTGCAGCAGCATTGTGATTTGAGTAGATTGCTTTATCTATGGTATAAGGCTCTGTTTAGATtggtgatgaaaattttttgggtgtcacatcggatgtgtcgaaagaatgtcgggagaggtttttagaaactaataaaaaaaacaaactacATAGcttgtcaggaaactgcaagacaaatctattaagcataattaatctatcattagcacatatgggttactgtagcacttaaggctaatcatggagtaactaggcttaaaagactcgtctcgcgattttcaaccaaactgtgtaattagtttattttttatgtaaatttaatgtttcatacatatgtctaaagattcgatgggatggatgaaaaaattttggatgacaaactaaacagggcctaagtgcAATTCAAGGAATTAGTGTGCAGTGGGGCTTTTCTGTATTTTTTGTGATTATAATAAAAAATGGGCAACAttgagggcctgtttggtatagctcacaacagcttcatgagctcttttttttttgccaaacacttatttctaaaatagcttcatggatgaagctgtttttcttctcctctcacaaagacatgagttgggatgaagctgaaaaaagtagcttattgtagCTCTCTCCCCCATTTCTCTCTTTCATCTATGCataaagtagttggtgaagctattttaccaaacactttttccaaaataGCTTAACTTCACCTATAAAGTtgttcatgaagctattttctaaaaaaaaaacttgagcTGTGTCAAACAAGCCCTGAGTCGGAATTTAGAGGTCATATTCATCTAGGTCTATAAATCTGTTTGCCTTATAGTGTAATCTCTGAAACAACCATGAGTTGAAGCTATCCCAAACAGACTTTGTTATTGGAGTGTGCTCTGTCCTTGCTAACTTTGCTGCTTCTAGTTTCTTGTTTGCCATGGATCTTGCAAATACTTTTGATGGTGCCACAACAATATTTTAATGGCTTTATACCACTCACACCAGTTATTTTAGTATCTTTTTGTTTGTCTGCATCTATGTTTCTTATTGATTTTGCAATTCTATGCACTCCATGTAGAACAATTTGGGTTTCATCTCTTTGGGCCAGCTCTAGGTCATTACGAtgctagattttttattttttctaatttGCTATGATTCTGGTGTTCACAAGTTCATGGACTTCATAGCCTATAATTGATTATATGATATGAAACTTACAGCTGGGGAAGAAAAAACCCGCGAGATTCTTGCCAAACTCGAAGAAACAACCTCCAGCGCAAATCCAATCTCAACACCAGCTTTTGAGAAGATGATCGACGCGCTCAAAACAAGCTGTGCTGACCTCCACAGTGTTGTGGAGGATCCACTTCCAGCTGCCAAGGCAGTTGCAGATGAGGTATTGGCTGCAAGGATGGATAAAGGAGTTAGCTTGAATGCTGAAGAATTAGGAGGTCAGCCAACAGCTTGTGGTGCTGCAGGCCCGAGTACTCTTAATGATAAAGACCATGGTCCAAGTAGAGGCAAACGTCAGAACCTTATGGATCGGAACCCAACAGCACGGACCTCTCAGGTTTGCATTTCTTTTTACAATATTTTTCTTTGCTTTTGAACATTGCCCATGCTGAACTTGCTTTGGTTGTTAAATTGAATTTGTTGATTGTAATAGCTAGCTTTTGTCTCGATTGCGATTGAAAATGGTATCAGCACCTATATCATGCCAATATTTTGCATTAAACATTGGGTGTGTACTATTTGGATTGTTCTGTTGATTGAGTTTTCGTGTGAATTGTTCTCTACATTGTCATGTTTCTGCTCCTGCCCACATTTCCTgtgttttttgcaaaatcggGATGATATGTCTTATGAAGTATTTTGAGGACATACGTGCCCTTGGTAGGATGCTTTGACCATGACAAGAAATAATCAAATTTGGTTACAAAACCTAATAGTTGTAGGATTTTGTTTCACTTTAGTAAGTTAGCTCCTGAAATTAGGACTTTGGATTATGAATGCTCTACTACAGTCCCTGTTCGCATGACACTTAAAAGTAAACTTACTGTAGTCTAATTTGAGCTCAATCAAGATACCTCATACCATTTtatgcaaaattttttattttggtcatGTTTCTAAAAGTAAAACACTTGTTTGCAGTGGGACGATTCACCTGATCTTGAGGGGTCAGAATCATCATCACCCAGACTGCAATTGCCTAGCCCAAGGAGAATAccaccttctcctttgccacCGCCAGAAAACAAAAGTAATCGCAGAAGGGCAAGGAAGTGGAGCATGTTTGAAGAAGAAACACTGAGAAAGGGTGTTGAACAGTATGTTATTTTGTTGATGTTCAGATATTATTGTTTGACATCTCAGCTTTCTTGTTCTAAAACGCTGGTGTTGAAATTGCTGTTGCTGTATGTTCCTCATCATAATATTGTGTTTGTTTCATGTGTAGGTATGGTATGGGTAACTGGAAGGGTATTTTAGATAACAATCCTGATGTTTTTATGGGCAGAACACCGGTGAGCATTTGGTTATTACAGTGAAGTTGCTGTGGTTGCCAATCAAGGTAGTGACTGGTTGTCTGGTTGTATGTATTCTAGGTGGACTTGAAGGATAAGTGGAGGAATATGAAACGGTTGGGCTACCAGCAGCCAAGAGCGTAATGGAGAAACATGTACGGCCCTGTTTGTTTTGCGCCCGAACCATGGGAGTTGGAGGGGATTTAGGATGATTTTGACTTGTAGGGGATTTAATCCCCCTTCCTTGTCCCTTCGGACAGGACTAACTTCACGCTCCAGAGCACCTTATAATGGTACTAGGGTGAAGTAGCTAGCATGTTACCACTGTAGtcgtgatgtatttagtgacgCCCCTAAGTTAGCACAGTAGACTATCGAACTCCATTTTCGCTAATCTCGGCTAAACTTTTGTGACGAACTGCTTATCGAGTGGTTGGTTCGCCGGACTGCTTTATGTTTTTATGTACCTTGCTCTCAAGCCCTGCGCCCCTGCAATCTTGCATTGTactagtcttttttttttttttggagacTACATTGTACTAGTCTAACTCCAATATTATGACCTCCTTTAGAACAAAGGAGGATTGATAAAGGACTTTTGTGGGCCTATAGAAATCTTTTCTATGTGGCTCTTTGGAATTAAGTATTGGTCATCCTGTAATCCTACGAAATTGTGGCTCTTTGGAGTGAAGGATTGGCCATTTTGGAATCCTACAAAATTCCGATGAAATGGTCTGATCCATAGCAGTAATTTTGAAGGAAATATAACTTGAGGTCCAACATCTCTCTTTTTGATGAAGAGGAACGTGTGAAGGAGACAACGAGAGCCCTACggagtactccctctgtccctttaTATTCGTCGTCCAAACATTCTGTATAAAAAACAATATTTATAAGACAGGACTTGAACAACCCTGAATAGTCCTTCGCTAGCTGTAgaacattgtcattaatgtgCTGTTGTGAGAAGGTGAAGGGATAAAGGTTGCTGCACTGGTGACATGTAAAGTGCTCTGGTAGCATGACACACCTATATGGGTACTCGATTAGTATGCCCACGACCAACATTAAGAGACACTTATATAGCTAGAACGACCAACATTaagggatagagggagtacgtACGTTTTTATTTTAGGAACCGATGAGAGATTCCCCAGCTCTCTCAGGTCTTGTTTACTCAGATTTTTGTTACATCAAatattgcggtacatgcatagacCATTAAAtatgattaaaaaataactaattatacagtttgcataTAATTTACGAgttgaatcttttaaatctagttagcctataattgaacaatatttgttaaatacaaacgagtgCTACTGtttacattttgcaaaaaaaaaaaattgcaagtaaggccttgtttagttcgcaaaaattttaggttttggctactgtagtattttcgtttttatttgacaaacattgtccaatcatggagtaactaggctcaaaagatccatctcacaaattacagttaaactgtgcaattagtttttatttttatttatatttaatgctccatgcatgcgaccaaagattcgatgtgacggagaatcttgaaaatttttgcgaactaagactatctccaacaatcgtcacccaaaatacaagacccatttgtcctttgggtagcgctacaggtaaaaggttccatacctatttttagtattctccaacaacaagacctaaaagacaacactctctgtaaatgggtctcgaggagagagaatacccaaatttgggttatgcctctcatgATACCTAAAATAGGTCTTCTGTATGAGtagtctgttggaggctataggtattgtgttagaAACCTATTTTGGGTTTGGATTTCTAAATAGGTCTTCTATTGGAGACagactaaaccaggcctaaatAAGGCCCCAGTCCCGCTGGTGCTGACACCATCAGAGGCTTGCGCGAGCGGGACACGCAACAGAGATGTAGATCAAGTGATAGCTATACATCGAGAAAGAGTATCCACCCCTAATCTATTTTGGAATTATGTGGGATGAGTCTAAAACCTGCGTCCTTGAGTTGAACACTTGTATCGTCAGTGCTTGAGAAGTGCATTACAAAATGAGAACATCTCTGGTAAGGCTTGCTGCGATTTATTGCTTCTCTTCGTGCTAGCTCATTTCGTGACAggtagaattttttttttataaaaattacTGTAGATCACTGCTAGTAtagcctaaggccttgtttagtttctacccaaaatcaaaaaaatttcaagattccctgttatatcgaatcttgtgacacatgtatggaacactaaatatagacgaaaaaaaactaattatacagtttatctgtaaatcgtgagataaaaCTTTTGAGTCAGTTAGAGCAACTCTAACAGCTTTACAAATAGGTTTGTCACTCTTATTTTTTGCCAAAACTTTCAAAATTTCCtatccaacagtttggcaattTGGCTTGACATTTATAGCAAGTTGGCAAATTCTTCTCTTTACTTGGCATTTATGCGCACCTAAAATAGGTTTGGCATTCTGCATGCGCGCGCTTTTATAGCAAGCTGATAATCTGATGCTTCTTTGTTGATCTCTGGAACCAGTAAATTTTTTGTTGCCAAGTCAAAATTgtcaaacacttggagatgccCCTTTTGTTTTCTCCCCATATCGTTTTGGGAGTTGACAAATAATAACATTTGTCAAACAAAAATTGTagaactgttggagttgctcttagttcatgattgaataataattgtcaaataaaaacaacagTTTTATAATAACCAAAACCCCCCAAaaattcggaactaaacaagggctaaaCAATGGTAGCGCTGTAGTtcattttgtatatatatactagtaaggctttgttcagttttcaaaatttctctgtcatatcgaatctttggacgtaagcattaaacattaaatatagataaaaacaaaatataattatatggtttttctataatttacgagacaaatcttttgagtctagttagtttataattaaataaaatttatcaaatataaatgaaaatgttacagtagttaaaattaaaattttgcCTGACCTGAAAAAGGCCTAATACCACAGTAAATTTgagtattttttttgaaagaaaaaaaaaaggcctgAGTCAACACTGGCTGGTCGGCTCGGCACGCGGAATTGACCGCGTTTGCCTCTTCCGGGTTCGCGGAAGTGGACACTGGACACGCAGgcggcacgggcacgggcacgggcacgggcacggtCGCCGCCGCCTCGATCGCGATTGCCAGCCACAGAAGAATATAGGGTTCCACTCCACCGCCAAGGCAaagccccgccccgccccgccccgccccttTCTAGTCTAGGGATAGGGATTACCCACACCCAGGATCATCCTCTTCCTCCGCGAGAAGGCGCCGATCCAGGTACGCTACGAACAATCCCCGATCGACCGGACCCCATGTCAAATCCAACTGTAGAACCCTTCCCAATTTAGGAATTTCCCCCGTTGTGGCTCTAGTAGGGCTTGGCGTTGCTGCTCGATCACGCTCCTGTCTAGATCCAGGGGCACTCCATCTGGATCTCCCCTTATCAATTGCGACTTGTTCGTTCTAATTGGCGTTGGATCCTGATTTCACAAATCCATACATGCTACGCGCGCCCGTAGCTCCTGCGCTCCCAATTCATCGATCGATCGACCGACCGACCGATCGATCCgtcttgttgtttttttttatttcttcttattatatatatacgaATACGATAGATATGATGATGATTCATCGGTCGGATCCGCAGGTAGACGTAGGCTCGCCACCATGCTGGAGGAGCTGCTCATCTTCACCCGGGGCGGCCTCATCCTCTGGTCGTCCTGCCGGGCTCTCGGCGCCGCTGCCCTCAAGGGCTCCCCCATCGACGCCCTCATCCGCTCCTGCCTCCTCGAGGAGCGCTCTGCCGACGCCAGCTTCTCCCAGGACAACTACGCCCTCAAGTGGACCTTCCACAACGACCTTGGCCTTGTCTTCGTCGCCGTCTACCAGAAGATACTCCACCTACTCTACGTCGACGACCTCCTCGCCGCTGTCCGCAGGGAGTTCTCCCAGATTTACGACCCCAAACGCACCTCCTACGATGACTTTGGGGACATCTTTCGCCAGCTCCATCGTGAGGCTGAGGCGCGCGCCGAGGAGATGAAGAAGTCCAAGCAGGCCCTCTCGTCCCGTCCACAGCCTGCCCTCTCCCAGAAGAAGGTTGGTCCCAAGGGCCGCCGTGGCGATTCCCACGGTGCTGCTGCCAACAAGGGTGGCTCTGGTGCCAAGGATGACTCTGATGGCGACGACTCTGGAAACAAGGACCAGAACACTCTGGTGAATGGTGCCTTCAAGGGCCAAGAGAATGGTGTCCGTAAGGAGAATTCTCTCGCCCGCCCTGTTGTTGTTAAGGGAAAGGAGAATGGAGGTCCCAAGGATAATGGGGCCTTCGATGTAAGTAAACTACAGAAGCTACGGACCAACAAAAAGAATGTTGCCGCTGACAATGGAACCAAGAAGCTGACTAAACCTGACACAAAGAAGAAAGGGAAGCAAGACAGGGTGTGGGACGACAAACCTTCCAACAAGAAGCTGGATTTTACAGACCCAGCTGATGAGAGAGGGGACGAGGTGACAGACAATGTGGCGGTCATTGAGGGAGAAAGCATGATGGATAAGGATGAGGATCTGAGCAGCGACAGTGAGGACGAAGAGGTGGAAGATGGACCCAAAAAGAAAGGATGGTTCTCATCAATGTTTCAGAGGTAAATCCATGCGCTCTCCTGTTTACTGATAGCTTGAGCTCAATAATCTATATACTACTCGATTAGCCTGGATTTTACAGTTTTCTGTTGTTCACTTCATTAATGATACACTTGAATTATCAGTCCTATATACTGATTTGCCTTTCGCCTAGAAAAAGAGATGAGAATGTGCTGCTGCTTGATTGGAGCATTGGGTATCCTTGATGTTCACTCTTTGATGATATAGAATTAGCTTTGTTTGAATGTCCATTGCTACTGGGTTGGTTGTGCATGTACGTACATTTCTATACAACTCTTTTTGCGGATGGGAACAATGGGAATATTTTGAACCATCTCTGCAAATCTCCAAATCTTTTGGCTTAACCTATAGATGACCACATGCTCTCATTAGATACATAACCATGGTCACTTTTCTAGCATTATGTTCTATCATATGTTGACCATATGTTTGTAAGTATGAATAAGGAATCATGATGTTGACCATAGGTTTTGTAGTGGCTGTTTTTTTTCCACCTGCAACCTTTcagccttctctctctctctctgccttCTGGCACCAAATAAAAAGCTCATGTCCTGCCTTTTGTTTCTCTTCAACATATTGCATTCTGGCACCAATTAAACAGCTCATGTGCTGGCTTTTGTTTCTCTTCAACATATTGCATTATGCCTGCAACTTCTACATGATCCAAATTTATGTACATATCCTGTAATATAATACATTGCACTTTTCTGTGCTCAGTATTGCTGGTAACAATGTATTGGAGAAGTCTGATCTGCAGCCTGCGCTCAAAGCTCTCAAAGATAGGCTGATGGCAAAGAATGTGGTATGTGTGCATTCTGTAGTTGTTTATTTGATATACTTAATAGGTAGCCTTATCCTGTCTGGATAAAGAAGGCTGTCCTTACTTATGCAGGCAGAGGAAATTGCAGAGAAGCTTTGTGAATCTGTTGCAGCTAGCCTTGAGGGCAAAAAGCTAGGGTCTTTCACCAGAATATCATCTACAGTCCAGGTTTTTAGCACATCTTCTCATCAAAATATCTTTATCTTATATCATCTACACATCTTATAGGTTGGTAATATTCCTCATTTGTTGGTTACTCCTATCCTACAGACAGCTATGGAGGATGCTCTTCTTCGGATTTTGACCCCAAGGCGCTCTATTGACATACTGAGGGATGTGCACGCTGCTAAGGAGCGTGGGAGGCCATATGTCATTGTTTTCGTTGGGGTGAATGGAGTTGGCAAATCCACCAATCTTGCAAAGGTATGCATTTCCAGACACCACACCACtgccaaaaaaagaaaacaagaaaCTTTCATTGGGATATTCATTCATTGTCTGCATTGGAACTTCACAGGTTGCTTATTGGCTTCTTCAGCATAACCTCAGTGTAACACTTGCAGCATGTGACACCTTCAGATCTGGTGCTGTTGAGCAGCTGAGAACTCATGCTAGGAGGCTTCAGGTAGCGATATAACTATCTAAGTGCTATCCAATAATCCAATGATGCCCTGTTTTATTATCATCAGTTATTAAATCGAATTCCGTTTGACAGTTTATTCTTTATGTTTTTTTTGAAAGAGTAGTTTTCAAATTGTAAATTTGCCCCACTGGATTTTATATACCTTTCTGAAGTAGCACTTATTTTTATCATGAagccaagaaaaaaaaatcttctaGGTCATTTTATCTTACTGCTTAGCGCCCATAGTGTTAAGAATTGTATATGCTTGGTTTGTGCCCCAGTTTTTCAATGCAGATTTTTCTGGCGTAACATTGAAATTTGGCCATACTGTACAAAACCATGCCATTTTTTTGACCTAATGACATGTAACATTTTTCGAGCCGTAACTGCCTTGGCGTTAAAAAAATGAAGCAGGAGGGGCACACCCTCTATATTATTGGTTATATATAGCACATGGCATCTTTCGAGCTGTAATTGCCTTGCCATTTTTTTGAAACGAAACAGTTGGGGCACCCCCTTTTGATGCTCTTGGTAAAACTTTGTCCATGCGCTCTTTCAGATTGTCGATCAGAAACACACATTTAGGGACTAGTTTCTCTGATGTAGCATTGAACTGTGTTCTTTGGTTATACATGATACTATATGTCTTTTGGCTCCAGGGTTATTATTTGTACATTGAAACTGATGTGATGCTATTGTGTGCAGATACCTATATTTGAGAAGGGTTATGAGAAAGATCCAGCAGTTGTAGCGAGGGAGGCTATTCAGGAAGCAACCCGGAACAAATCAGATGTTGTTTTGGTTGACACTGCTGGACGTATGCAggttggctaagtggtttagtTTGAAATATCTAGTATCTTTCTGTCCTTGTACTGGAGGACATAATCCTTTAAATTTTACCTGAAAGTCTCTAACTGAATATGTCAGGACAATGAACCACTCATGAGGGCACTCTCCAAGCTAATCAATCTCAATAGCCCAGATCTAGTTTTATTTGTTGGAGAAGCATTGGTTGGAAATGATGCTGTGGATCAGCTCACTAAATTTAACCAGGTATATAACTTGCATTTCAAGGACAGATGAATATTATCATATCATTAGAATGATGCTTGTTCATTCTTAGTTCTATATGGAATCTGGTTTCTGTTACTAAGTATTTTTTTTGAACATGATTTGTCAAACAGAAATTAGCAGACCTATCTGCTGTTCCTACAGCTAGATTGATTGATGGTATCCTGCTCACTAAGTTTGACACCATCGATGACAAGGTCAGAACTTGTACACTAGTTCGTGTTATATCAAGTGGTATTTCTTTATGTGGTATTCTGATATCAACTGCAGGTTGGAGCAGCACTTTCCATGGTCTACATATCTGGAGCTCCAGTCATGTTCGTCGGCTGTGGTCAGTCCTACACGGACCTGAAGAAGCTGAACGTGAAATCCATCGTGAAGACCCTCCTGAAGTGAAGTGAGTGAAGTGTGTTGAACTATACTCTGCTCAAGTCTGTTATCTTTGTATCCCCAGTGACCTTGTCATCTTCATGTTGGACGTTGTGGTTGTAACTGTCGGAGTCGCAAACAAACCCAGTGCCATGGGTAACTGTGGTCATGTGTGCTCGTGTCAATGTGTCTCCTTTCGACCGTCTTGCTGAAATAATACATCATCTTCATTTGAATGAATGGGTAAAAATGATGAATATGCTGAGTCTGCTATCACATGTCATGTCTGGATGTGTTGGCAAGCTGGAAGCTGCATGAATgtctgacaagatgatttcattcAGCGTACATGGTTGCTTGCAACATTAGCAATTAGCTTGGTGGGTAGATGGACATCATTTCTTCAGCATCACATCCTCTGCCGCTATCTTGTACTCGTACCTGAAAAGAAGACGATGCTGCCTGCCCATCACCGACTAGCGTGTGATTTTGTTAAGCACCTGGGCTGGGCTTCGATCACGCACAATGGCAGAGGTCGTCTGTCTTGTGGTGTTGGCTAAGGCCGTTTTATTATGACAAAACATCCCTGTGGTGTGTACCAAAACCCCCAGGTGAAGAAATATTACGTGCGCGCATTCTGTTACGTACCGGATTTGAGTTTTTCTTCCACATCACAGGCGTACCGTGCGTGTCGTTCACATTCACTCTTGCTGCCTTTTGCAGCATATATGGCCGGGTGGTTCGCGTCTCTATAAAACACAAAATACCAATACGCCAAACATGTGGCTGCTACTACTGCTGCTGTACGCGTCTGTCTTTCATATTCAGCTTCTTTATCCGTGGCCTTCCTTGTCATGGGGAATGCAATTATGCAGGCAATACATATTGCAGGTCATTCTCCGGTGCCCCTGCCTAGTTGTAGTGGCCTGGACCCAACACCCCTATCAAACATTCCACGCGCAATGTGTCTTACAACCTTTAGCCCCATTATCTACAGCTTTTCTTCTTTGCCTAAGATTCccatccctatatatatatatatatatatatatatatatataagaaaacatATGTAGATGGACAAGAGATTGCTGTGCTTAGAATAGGACAAACCTTCGTCGCCAAGGTAAAAGAGCATCTCCTTTCTCTcgtttgttagatgcctcacgGAAGACATGTGGTTTAGTGTAGATACAGCAGCTGTTACATCTTTACAGGGATATATATTCCCCTCTCCTACTTTACTGATGTATACTGCTAAAATATGGTCGCACCATTTGGTTGCTCAATCAAGATGTGATATTTCTGATACCAAAATATGAAAAATCGTGATGAGCCTTTCTCTTATTATATAAAACTACTGCTATATATATACCTTAGTTGATTCCATCGTGCAGTTACTGTACAGGGGAGATTTTATCATGCTGGTTCCTGGTTCTCTCATCTGACTTTAAATGCCAAGttagagcatccccaaccgttttgcaaataGGCTTTGCATTtatg contains:
- the LOC8059526 gene encoding signal recognition particle receptor subunit alpha; its protein translation is MLEELLIFTRGGLILWSSCRALGAAALKGSPIDALIRSCLLEERSADASFSQDNYALKWTFHNDLGLVFVAVYQKILHLLYVDDLLAAVRREFSQIYDPKRTSYDDFGDIFRQLHREAEARAEEMKKSKQALSSRPQPALSQKKVGPKGRRGDSHGAAANKGGSGAKDDSDGDDSGNKDQNTLVNGAFKGQENGVRKENSLARPVVVKGKENGGPKDNGAFDVSKLQKLRTNKKNVAADNGTKKLTKPDTKKKGKQDRVWDDKPSNKKLDFTDPADERGDEVTDNVAVIEGESMMDKDEDLSSDSEDEEVEDGPKKKGWFSSMFQSIAGNNVLEKSDLQPALKALKDRLMAKNVAEEIAEKLCESVAASLEGKKLGSFTRISSTVQTAMEDALLRILTPRRSIDILRDVHAAKERGRPYVIVFVGVNGVGKSTNLAKVAYWLLQHNLSVTLAACDTFRSGAVEQLRTHARRLQIPIFEKGYEKDPAVVAREAIQEATRNKSDVVLVDTAGRMQDNEPLMRALSKLINLNSPDLVLFVGEALVGNDAVDQLTKFNQKLADLSAVPTARLIDGILLTKFDTIDDKVGAALSMVYISGAPVMFVGCGQSYTDLKKLNVKSIVKTLLK
- the LOC8081546 gene encoding uncharacterized protein LOC8081546, translated to MPPVTPGQATLILDHVLGDPSLPAAVAKALLAALPHPSDPTPRLCRAVVLRALAADPVSETSLQNLHFLASLTASPSAAASRIATAHIAVAAFLAASAPDFDAAAMKLFERPSGRVRRAVDEGGPLASDVAMATVDQFEAAVGNSSSQTILRGLWGNRAAAEDRVRDLVAAEWAAIGPSKLVTAAERIVGDGALETWRAADEVTRAKLRILAGEEKTREILAKLEETTSSANPISTPAFEKMIDALKTSCADLHSVVEDPLPAAKAVADEVLAARMDKGVSLNAEELGGQPTACGAAGPSTLNDKDHGPSRGKRQNLMDRNPTARTSQWDDSPDLEGSESSSPRLQLPSPRRIPPSPLPPPENKSNRRRARKWSMFEEETLRKGVEQYGMGNWKGILDNNPDVFMGRTPVDLKDKWRNMKRLGYQQPRA